From Mus musculus strain C57BL/6J chromosome 17, GRCm38.p6 C57BL/6J, the proteins below share one genomic window:
- the Clpp gene encoding ATP-dependent Clp protease proteolytic subunit, mitochondrial precursor: MWPRVLLGEARVAVDGCRALLSRLAVHFSPPWTAVSCSPLRRSLHGTATRAFPLIPIVVEQTGRGERAYDIYSRLLRERIVCVMGPIDDSVASLVIAQLLFLQSESNKKPIHMYINSPGGVVTAGLAIYDTMQYILNPICTWCVGQAASMGSLLLAAGSPGMRHSLPNSRIMIHQPSGGARGQATDIAIQAEEIMKLKKQLYNIYAKHTKQSLQVIESAMERDRYMSPMEAQEFGILDKVLVHPPQDGEDEPELVQKETATAPTDPPAPTST; encoded by the exons ATGTGGCCCAGAGTGCTGCTGGGGGAGGCCCGGGTGGCTGTGGACGGATGTCGCGCTCTGTTGTCTCGCCTTGCCGTGCATTTCTCCCCGCCATGGACTGCTGTGAGCTGCTCACCCCTGCGGAGGAGCCTGCATGGAACTGCGACGCGAGCTTTCCCGCTCATCCCCATAGTGGTGGAGCAGACG GGTCGAGGCGAGCGCGCTTATGACATATACTCGAGGCTGTTGCGGGAACGCATCGTGTGCGTCATGGGCCCG ATTGACGACAGTGTGGCCAGTCTGGTCATTGCCCAGCTGTTGTTCTTACAGTCTGAAAGCAACAAGAAGCCCATTCATATGTATATCAACAGCCCAG GTGGTGTGGTAACTGCGGGCCTGGCCATCTACGACACAATGCAGTACATCCTGAACCCCATCTGCACGTGGTGTGTTGGACAGGCTGCCAGCATGGGCTCCCTGCTCCTCGCTGCTGGCAGCCCGGGCATGCGCCATTCACTGCCCAATTCCAGAATCATGATCCACCAGCCCTCTGGAGGAGCCAGG GGCCAAGCCACAGACATCGCCATCCAGGCAGAGGAAATCATGAAGCTGAAAAAGCAGCTATACAACATCTACGCCAAACACACCAAGCAGAGCCTACAGGTGATCG AGTCAGCAATGGAGAGGGACCGCTACATGAGCCCCATGGAGGCCCAAGAGTTTGGCATCTTGGACAAGGTCTTGGTCCACCCACCTCAGGACGGGGAGGATGAGCCAGAACTGGTACAGAAGGAGACTGCCACAGCGCCGACGGATCCTCCTGCCCCGACAAGCACCTAA